A part of Cyanobacteria bacterium FACHB-DQ100 genomic DNA contains:
- a CDS encoding peptidoglycan-binding protein yields MRLITSPLRYDNQGSDVANLQAGLRLLLNRQMIQISDGERQSLEAALAYETQQQVYGDATAGLITIFQRQFQLPVTGEVDHATAERLNQILSQLGALEPDRFVVRGVVRQSNGDSFEGIVRAFTRDINTGNETALVQTISNADGYYEIIYTADQFRHSPSEVGGPNLIVRAYNYQGQILATSPLKINAEQEETIDLTITVWEQPTPTEEALIVKGSIRLADDSPFAGVEVQAFDKDLRRLERLGQTTTNQTGDYEITYTRSQFSRVEKQSADLVIKVIGPISESTPRRTLATSPTLFNAPPVAVIDLTISADIVSIPSEYERFLAELYPLLGQISLGELREDDEDNPEAEKFQDITFLARETGINFDYLVFLNTAFQFSNSTNLDPAFFYGLFRQNLPADLPALLVLNAVAQRRALEMSFDDNIIPAWLRSQLDQALDRLRQLLIEQTLEQPEDPQKVTLGALLNTSPILLSRELQTIFLITYLQHEGSDETFWEALQQRQEFQQPGLIADLQFTLQLGLLTQNHLPLVQELQQLRQQGFLQSPKDLVKLNVENWQELITRQTNTGIVGVPADITGETNEEKVRNYAQRLTDTVEAVFPTATIAHKLELQQGGFPPTELILFFRRNPTFEFSNTHVDTYLQEHAETALAGLDNPDGVAEQLRGMQRVFNLTPRHTEMQVLLSNGLHSAQSIASFGKDVFVQQYGDRLGGASKAEVIYAKAEHTAAMATAILAKYATGFNELRTAVTPGPLTNADDLPNWASLFGSLDFCACEHCRSVYSPAAYLVDLLEFLKKQSHPVDDKTAKDVLLAHSRRSDIGHLELSCENTNTVLPYIDLVNEILENAIAPRATSAPPLQTRGTTEELSINPEYVNEEAYKILAKETTVYPWNLPSDRWLEEARIYLEKLGIRRHELMEAFQKPAIPPNPPSSTGTPASPTNEAIALEYLGLTPVEQKIITNVSSAPLWQLWGYESNPSTGLLTNLAKVRVFLQKSNLSYQELSELLETRFINPDRTVPTLKIQPETTCEIDKMEFTGLTEALLNRIHRFVRLHRKLDWTMVDLDKTITALKSGELTNSFLSHLSHIQKIKKVLNLPLERVLTLWGTIDRDGKNSLYNKLFLNKAVFNPVDSSFDLSRSTSPRPKLSEHKPPVLAALRINEADFDRLRTAIPVSDEITLENLSALYRYTVLARALKLPIEDFLSLRILLNINPFDTAHPEDTLLFIEQVHNIRASGFSVSELNYLYRHLPEPSPVAPSLETIVNLVKTLLNGLNKIISDTAPVPNPDLDLLQRHLTTLLDSNKATVAIAFLNSVSADTPDNRTFINLHFGLFLPTPDYTKLVTNTSLSDEQRTAFRSQATEYVLNNLLVYLRDSLSRTLVKQTLSEQLQLDKTITELLLEKLLKSQADSRISAIADFLSITSAGLAANYFKTPDLTGSPAKRIDPILDFNWGQGSPAPTIPAKTFSVRWEGKLLAQHNETYTFYIRTNNGIRLWIDGRELLKKPDFDPWSNRTLTELSDTIAFNAGQLYDLKLEYTNSSPNALIQLSWSSSSTPKAIVPQSNFYTNNIYTHLHQTYLRLHKSALLINRFKLTAREIDYLSNHGTDFAEFNLNQLPLSTTAFKPSFYQQWQRLNDFVRLRDSLSGAETSLLDVFAATSLAEAQTTLALATGWDRQAIEYLTNQFNFTANNFKNEISLLKLQHCLNWSQRLDVPTKQLFDWSQQTPDFDQVQAIKGALKAKYDNDVWIAISKPLQNTLREKRRDVLVSYLLAHPSLIGKTNLDDVNDLYAYFLIDPEMSACQMTSRIKQAISSVQLFVQRCLLGLEKQVSLRQEASQQWKWMKNHPVWVPGRQVWLYPENLIEPELRDGKSPFFKDLEGELLQNEVTSDTVETAFRSYLEKLDGVARLEICGMYAQIEEGTNILHVFGRTIGADPRFYYYRRWVDSAYWTPWERIDVDIQGDHLIPVVYERRLRLFWAIFTEQAQTESPNAKYWEIQLAWSEYKNGKWSTKQVLPKSLTSRISSKLEYLQKEDFTFSAQVYDNSLTIWCFENKILGGGGEFGKQGFGLFKFIGCYGEIVAEGINYDLSHIAVVEKLFNLLLPTSATGSDHSNMWIEEKGNKNNRLSFKGYTSPLLRSYPTKEPPYEKSYEYTLGVTPGTFRLLFPHQYSPFELFIDSLLDKINKAQPNLMPPRQAFTPFFYQDQGRTFFVTSKIVEVSPTKTLKPNLDLGRFQQNRSFLRGDEILALTPSGLANGSTIAPIGIANSEIVSSHGSISMVGSRQPAQIPNYLLRYLFETFYHPYVCTFIKELNRHGIEGLLNPNKDLMKPAAQQLRRQRIQQEYFNNTYKPSDVVSVPYPKDDIDFSYNGAYSLYNWELFFHAPLLIADRLMKNQRFEEAQKWFHYIFDPTIGFDPNPNSEESKLERFWKIKPFYDNPNAKQQLKGLLSLLDYKGTDPKRLDEKQALEMQINQWRQNPFNPHLIARLRISAYQKTVVMKYIDNLIAWADQLFRQDTIESINEATQLYILAAEILGPRPQSIKPKQTVAPKSYTQLERDLDAISRTVVQVENLLPPSDTVTIPSPSGTPKLTLPPLLYFCIPKNDKLLGYWDTVGDRLFKIRHCMNIEGVVRELPLFEPPIDPALLVQAVAKGLDLSRVLNDINTPTPHYRFTYMLQKALELCNDLKSLGAALLSALEKKDTEELAAIRANQETALLNLITEIKKKQKEEATIAREGLVKTHRVTEVRYRYYQELLDLKPHSLTPGSRQEIPVVEGANGSKQATEQENENLRRSRLAQDRQENAASFELLASIAHAIPNISKGIGVAVSFGGSFLGAVTNSFAKRANHWAGQHTYEATRAATLASKDRRRQEWILQNNVVAKELEQIDKQIAAADIRIAISENELKNHEKQIENAQQITTFLRSKYTNEELYSWMTREVSTIYFQCYQMAYDLAKKTEKAYRFERGLTTSNFIQFGYWDSLRKGLLAGDRLYLALKQMERAYLDQNKREYEISKNISLVLHDPLALIALKETGQCIVELPETLFDADYPGHYMRRIKSVSLTIPCVTGPYTSVNCTLTLLANKTRIKSVPTKPYQEDLENDDDRFVTNFAAMQSIATSTAQNDSGMFELSFRDERYLPFEGAGAVSRWRIDMPQDCNAFDFNTISDVIIRLNYTAREGGAILKDEAKKALKQEIENVTNSRLVRLFSLKHEFPADWHRFLRPTAPAANQPVAHSMNIRLDQERFPFHLRGQKLFLNSAVLFLKVKEDFSYSTPKLKIYLNNDAGNEFTLDGSPVTGLPYAKPKIAPSSIPTSLALNIREGDLPTSTDSSSTWWQRLEINGVNRSRLKPEAIEDIWIIFYYSIAGS; encoded by the coding sequence ATGCGCCTCATCACATCTCCCCTCCGCTACGATAATCAAGGCTCAGACGTTGCTAATTTGCAAGCAGGTCTGCGGTTGCTGCTCAACAGACAAATGATTCAAATTTCAGATGGTGAGCGACAATCGTTAGAAGCTGCTTTAGCCTACGAAACTCAGCAGCAAGTTTATGGCGATGCCACCGCAGGGCTAATCACCATCTTCCAGCGGCAATTTCAACTTCCTGTCACGGGGGAAGTCGATCACGCAACAGCAGAGCGACTCAACCAGATATTGAGCCAGCTAGGAGCTTTGGAGCCAGATCGCTTTGTGGTGAGGGGTGTGGTGCGGCAGTCTAATGGTGATTCCTTTGAAGGTATTGTGCGTGCCTTCACTCGGGATATAAATACAGGAAATGAAACTGCACTTGTCCAAACAATTAGCAATGCCGATGGCTACTATGAAATCATTTACACTGCCGATCAATTCCGGCACTCTCCCAGTGAAGTTGGTGGCCCAAACCTGATTGTACGTGCCTACAACTATCAGGGACAAATTCTGGCAACCTCTCCCCTCAAAATCAATGCCGAGCAAGAAGAGACGATCGACCTCACCATCACCGTGTGGGAACAACCTACTCCTACCGAAGAAGCACTAATCGTCAAAGGCTCCATTCGACTGGCAGACGATAGCCCTTTCGCAGGTGTAGAAGTACAGGCATTTGACAAAGATTTGCGGCGTCTGGAGCGATTGGGGCAGACCACTACCAACCAAACTGGTGATTATGAAATCACCTATACCCGTAGCCAATTCAGCCGAGTGGAAAAACAAAGTGCTGATTTGGTGATTAAAGTCATTGGACCTATCTCTGAAAGCACACCTCGTCGCACCCTTGCCACTTCACCCACCCTATTTAACGCTCCCCCCGTTGCCGTTATTGACCTGACTATTTCCGCTGATATTGTTAGCATTCCTTCAGAGTATGAACGCTTCCTTGCAGAACTCTACCCTTTGCTAGGGCAAATTTCCCTCGGCGAACTGCGAGAAGATGATGAAGACAACCCAGAAGCAGAGAAATTCCAGGACATCACATTCCTTGCAAGGGAAACAGGAATTAATTTTGATTACTTAGTCTTTCTAAATACAGCCTTCCAATTTAGCAATAGCACCAATCTCGATCCAGCATTCTTCTACGGATTGTTTCGGCAAAACTTACCCGCCGATTTACCTGCTTTACTGGTGTTGAATGCAGTAGCACAACGCCGCGCTCTTGAAATGTCCTTCGACGACAACATTATTCCAGCTTGGCTCCGTTCTCAACTCGATCAAGCCCTCGATCGCCTCCGACAGCTACTCATTGAACAAACATTAGAACAACCTGAAGACCCGCAAAAAGTAACATTAGGGGCTTTACTCAATACCTCTCCAATTCTGCTTTCCAGAGAGCTTCAAACAATATTTTTAATTACTTATCTACAACACGAAGGCTCTGATGAAACCTTCTGGGAAGCATTACAACAGCGACAAGAGTTTCAACAACCAGGCTTGATTGCCGACTTACAATTTACTCTGCAACTAGGACTACTGACTCAAAATCATTTACCCTTAGTCCAAGAATTGCAACAACTCCGGCAGCAAGGCTTCTTACAATCTCCAAAAGACCTAGTCAAGCTCAATGTTGAAAATTGGCAGGAATTGATTACTCGACAAACCAATACCGGTATTGTTGGCGTTCCTGCCGATATTACAGGCGAAACCAATGAGGAAAAAGTCCGAAATTATGCCCAACGGCTCACAGACACTGTTGAGGCGGTCTTCCCAACTGCCACGATCGCCCACAAACTAGAACTACAACAAGGTGGATTTCCTCCAACTGAGCTTATCCTATTTTTTAGACGAAATCCGACCTTTGAGTTTAGCAATACTCATGTTGATACCTACTTACAAGAACATGCAGAAACCGCACTGGCAGGACTAGACAACCCTGACGGAGTTGCTGAGCAACTCAGAGGAATGCAGCGGGTCTTCAACTTAACCCCTCGCCATACCGAAATGCAGGTATTGCTCTCAAACGGGTTACACTCAGCCCAAAGCATTGCTAGCTTTGGGAAAGATGTATTCGTTCAACAATACGGCGATCGTTTAGGTGGAGCCAGTAAGGCGGAAGTCATTTACGCCAAAGCAGAACACACGGCTGCAATGGCAACGGCAATTCTTGCTAAATATGCCACTGGTTTCAATGAGCTTAGAACAGCTGTTACGCCTGGACCATTAACCAATGCAGATGACCTACCCAACTGGGCATCTTTATTTGGTTCTCTTGATTTCTGCGCCTGCGAACACTGCCGCTCAGTCTACAGCCCTGCTGCCTATCTGGTTGATTTATTGGAGTTTTTGAAGAAGCAATCTCACCCTGTAGATGACAAAACTGCTAAAGACGTGTTACTCGCCCACAGTCGCCGCAGTGACATTGGTCATCTTGAACTGTCATGCGAAAACACTAACACGGTTCTACCCTACATCGATCTGGTAAATGAAATACTGGAAAATGCGATCGCGCCTCGAGCTACCAGCGCACCACCTCTGCAAACCCGTGGCACAACTGAAGAGCTAAGCATTAATCCAGAATATGTCAATGAAGAAGCATACAAAATTCTGGCGAAGGAAACCACTGTTTACCCCTGGAATTTACCGTCCGATCGTTGGCTCGAAGAAGCCCGTATCTACTTGGAAAAATTGGGTATTCGTCGTCATGAGTTGATGGAAGCTTTCCAGAAACCAGCAATCCCACCCAATCCACCCAGTTCTACCGGAACTCCTGCCAGCCCAACGAATGAAGCGATCGCACTGGAGTATTTAGGTCTAACTCCTGTTGAACAAAAAATTATTACGAATGTCTCCTCTGCTCCTCTTTGGCAATTATGGGGGTATGAATCAAACCCTAGCACTGGCTTATTGACAAATCTCGCCAAAGTACGAGTTTTCTTGCAAAAGTCCAACTTAAGCTATCAGGAACTGAGTGAACTGCTGGAAACTCGCTTTATTAATCCCGATCGCACAGTTCCAACCCTAAAAATTCAGCCTGAAACAACCTGTGAGATCGACAAGATGGAATTTACAGGTTTAACCGAAGCCCTGTTGAATCGCATCCATCGCTTTGTCCGCCTCCACCGCAAACTAGATTGGACGATGGTAGACTTAGACAAGACCATTACGGCTCTGAAATCCGGAGAGTTAACAAATTCATTCTTGTCTCACCTATCCCACATACAAAAAATTAAGAAAGTTCTAAATCTTCCTTTAGAGAGGGTGCTTACCTTGTGGGGAACGATTGATCGAGACGGAAAAAACTCCCTCTACAATAAGTTATTTCTGAATAAAGCTGTTTTCAATCCTGTTGACTCTAGCTTTGACCTCAGTCGTTCAACGTCACCTAGACCAAAACTATCTGAACATAAACCTCCTGTTCTAGCAGCCCTGCGAATTAACGAAGCAGATTTCGATCGCCTCAGAACTGCAATTCCCGTATCCGATGAAATCACGCTAGAAAACTTGTCTGCGCTCTATCGTTATACGGTTCTGGCAAGGGCCCTCAAACTTCCCATTGAGGATTTTCTGAGCCTGAGAATCTTGCTCAACATTAATCCGTTTGACACAGCACATCCAGAAGATACCTTACTCTTCATTGAGCAGGTTCATAACATCCGAGCATCGGGCTTTTCCGTCTCAGAACTCAACTACCTGTACCGCCATTTACCTGAACCCTCTCCAGTTGCTCCTTCCCTAGAAACGATCGTAAATCTGGTCAAAACTCTGCTGAATGGTCTCAACAAAATTATCAGTGATACTGCACCAGTACCCAACCCCGACCTAGATCTTCTGCAAAGACATCTAACAACCCTGCTAGACAGCAACAAGGCAACAGTGGCGATCGCTTTTCTAAACAGTGTGTCTGCTGATACTCCAGACAATCGCACATTCATCAACTTGCATTTTGGTCTATTTCTACCAACCCCTGATTACACAAAACTGGTAACTAATACTTCTTTAAGTGATGAGCAGAGGACAGCATTCAGAAGTCAAGCAACTGAGTACGTGTTGAATAACTTGTTGGTTTACCTACGAGATTCACTCAGCCGCACTTTAGTGAAACAAACGTTGAGCGAACAGCTCCAGTTAGATAAAACGATTACAGAGTTACTGTTGGAGAAATTATTAAAATCACAAGCGGATTCTAGAATTAGCGCGATCGCAGATTTCCTATCCATTACAAGTGCAGGTCTAGCCGCTAACTACTTCAAAACGCCAGATCTTACAGGGTCTCCTGCAAAGAGAATTGATCCAATTCTCGATTTTAACTGGGGACAGGGTTCTCCAGCGCCAACCATTCCAGCCAAAACCTTTAGTGTGCGCTGGGAAGGTAAGCTTCTAGCACAACATAATGAAACTTACACCTTCTATATTCGCACCAACAATGGTATTCGGCTATGGATAGATGGTCGAGAGTTACTGAAAAAACCGGATTTTGACCCCTGGTCAAATCGAACTTTGACAGAGTTGAGCGACACGATCGCTTTCAATGCTGGGCAACTTTACGACCTCAAGCTAGAGTACACGAACAGTTCTCCCAATGCTCTAATTCAACTGAGCTGGAGTAGCTCTTCAACGCCAAAGGCAATCGTTCCTCAAAGCAATTTCTATACCAATAATATTTACACTCACCTCCATCAAACCTATCTCCGTCTTCATAAATCAGCGTTGTTGATTAATCGATTCAAGTTAACTGCAAGGGAAATTGATTATCTCTCAAATCACGGCACTGATTTTGCAGAGTTTAATCTAAATCAGCTACCTCTAAGCACAACAGCGTTTAAACCCAGTTTCTACCAGCAATGGCAGCGATTAAATGACTTTGTCAGACTTCGAGATAGCCTATCAGGTGCTGAAACTAGCTTACTCGATGTATTTGCTGCTACCTCATTAGCAGAGGCTCAAACAACACTCGCTTTGGCAACAGGATGGGACAGGCAAGCGATTGAATATTTAACAAACCAGTTCAACTTCACGGCAAACAACTTTAAGAACGAGATTAGTCTACTAAAACTCCAACACTGCTTGAATTGGAGCCAACGTTTAGATGTACCTACTAAACAGTTATTTGATTGGAGCCAGCAGACTCCTGATTTTGATCAAGTACAAGCTATCAAAGGTGCATTAAAAGCCAAATATGACAATGACGTATGGATTGCGATCTCTAAACCACTGCAAAATACTTTACGAGAAAAGCGGCGAGATGTATTAGTTTCTTATCTGCTGGCACACCCCAGTCTTATTGGTAAGACCAACCTGGATGATGTGAATGATCTTTATGCCTATTTCCTGATTGATCCGGAGATGAGCGCCTGTCAGATGACCTCCCGCATTAAGCAGGCAATTAGTTCTGTACAGTTATTTGTACAACGCTGCCTCCTAGGGCTGGAGAAACAGGTTTCACTGCGCCAGGAAGCATCTCAACAGTGGAAGTGGATGAAGAACCATCCCGTTTGGGTACCCGGTCGACAAGTCTGGCTTTACCCAGAAAACTTGATCGAACCAGAATTACGGGATGGTAAATCCCCGTTCTTCAAAGATTTGGAAGGCGAATTACTACAAAATGAGGTCACCTCAGATACTGTTGAAACGGCATTTCGTAGCTATTTAGAAAAGCTCGATGGTGTTGCTCGCCTCGAAATCTGTGGAATGTATGCCCAAATTGAAGAAGGCACCAACATACTGCACGTTTTTGGCCGCACGATCGGTGCCGACCCTCGGTTCTACTATTACCGTCGCTGGGTCGATAGCGCTTATTGGACTCCTTGGGAAAGAATTGATGTAGATATTCAGGGAGATCACTTGATTCCAGTTGTCTATGAACGACGACTACGCCTATTTTGGGCAATCTTCACTGAACAAGCCCAGACTGAATCGCCTAATGCTAAGTATTGGGAGATTCAACTGGCATGGAGCGAGTACAAAAATGGCAAGTGGTCAACCAAGCAGGTACTACCTAAAAGCCTCACTTCTAGAATTTCTTCCAAGCTCGAATATCTTCAAAAGGAAGACTTTACCTTCTCCGCGCAAGTGTATGACAACTCGCTAACTATTTGGTGCTTTGAAAATAAAATATTAGGTGGAGGAGGGGAGTTTGGCAAGCAAGGTTTTGGTTTATTTAAGTTTATAGGCTGTTATGGTGAAATCGTTGCTGAGGGTATCAACTACGATTTATCCCATATAGCAGTAGTTGAAAAGTTGTTTAACTTACTACTTCCAACTTCTGCTACTGGTAGTGACCATAGCAATATGTGGATTGAGGAGAAAGGAAATAAAAATAATAGGCTAAGTTTTAAGGGTTATACCAGTCCTCTTCTCAGAAGCTACCCAACAAAAGAGCCTCCCTATGAAAAGAGCTATGAATACACTTTAGGAGTAACTCCTGGCACATTTCGTTTACTCTTTCCACACCAGTACAGCCCATTCGAGCTGTTCATAGATAGTTTACTGGATAAGATAAATAAAGCCCAACCTAATTTAATGCCTCCACGTCAGGCATTTACCCCCTTCTTCTATCAAGACCAGGGTAGAACTTTCTTTGTTACCTCGAAGATTGTTGAAGTTTCCCCAACAAAAACTTTAAAACCGAATTTAGATTTAGGACGATTTCAACAAAATCGTAGCTTTTTGCGTGGAGACGAAATTCTTGCCCTTACTCCTAGTGGACTCGCTAATGGAAGCACGATCGCTCCAATTGGGATTGCAAACTCTGAAATAGTATCTTCTCACGGTAGCATAAGCATGGTAGGAAGCCGCCAACCAGCCCAAATTCCAAACTACCTACTCAGATATTTGTTTGAAACCTTTTATCATCCCTATGTTTGTACATTCATTAAAGAACTGAATCGACACGGTATTGAAGGCCTGCTAAATCCGAATAAGGATTTGATGAAGCCTGCGGCTCAACAACTTCGTCGTCAACGCATTCAACAGGAGTACTTTAACAACACTTATAAGCCGTCGGATGTCGTTAGCGTTCCCTATCCTAAAGATGACATTGATTTCTCCTATAACGGAGCGTATTCCCTCTACAATTGGGAGCTATTTTTCCATGCACCTTTACTGATTGCCGATCGCTTGATGAAGAATCAGCGATTTGAGGAAGCCCAGAAATGGTTCCATTACATCTTTGACCCAACCATTGGCTTTGATCCAAACCCTAATTCGGAAGAAAGTAAACTGGAGCGATTCTGGAAAATAAAACCTTTTTATGACAATCCCAATGCTAAACAGCAGCTTAAAGGTTTACTCTCGCTATTGGACTACAAAGGTACAGATCCAAAACGACTTGACGAGAAACAAGCGCTTGAGATGCAGATTAACCAATGGAGACAAAATCCTTTTAATCCTCATCTAATTGCTCGTTTGCGGATTTCAGCCTATCAGAAAACTGTTGTCATGAAATATATTGACAACTTAATTGCATGGGCCGATCAACTATTTCGCCAAGACACCATTGAATCTATCAATGAAGCAACTCAGCTCTATATCCTTGCTGCAGAAATTTTAGGGCCTCGCCCTCAAAGTATTAAACCGAAACAAACCGTTGCTCCAAAAAGCTACACTCAGCTTGAACGAGATCTAGACGCTATCTCAAGAACTGTAGTTCAGGTAGAAAATCTACTACCTCCTAGCGATACTGTAACTATTCCTTCTCCAAGTGGCACACCTAAGCTAACACTGCCTCCGCTGCTCTATTTTTGTATTCCAAAGAACGATAAGTTATTGGGCTATTGGGATACAGTCGGCGATCGCCTATTTAAGATTCGCCATTGTATGAACATTGAAGGCGTAGTGCGAGAATTGCCCTTGTTTGAACCACCCATTGATCCAGCACTGCTAGTACAGGCAGTCGCAAAGGGACTGGACTTAAGTCGTGTACTGAACGACATCAATACTCCTACACCGCATTATCGTTTCACCTACATGCTGCAAAAAGCGTTGGAGCTATGTAACGACCTCAAGTCATTAGGCGCAGCATTACTTTCGGCTCTTGAGAAGAAAGACACCGAAGAGTTAGCAGCAATCCGTGCGAATCAAGAAACAGCTCTTCTCAACTTGATTACCGAGATTAAGAAGAAGCAGAAAGAAGAAGCAACTATAGCCAGAGAAGGATTAGTCAAAACTCATAGAGTGACTGAAGTCCGCTATCGTTATTATCAGGAACTCCTTGACCTTAAACCACATAGTCTTACTCCTGGTTCTCGGCAAGAAATTCCTGTAGTAGAAGGAGCCAATGGTTCAAAGCAAGCAACTGAGCAGGAGAATGAGAATCTCAGACGCTCTCGACTTGCTCAGGATCGTCAAGAAAATGCTGCTAGTTTCGAGCTTTTGGCAAGCATAGCTCATGCAATACCTAACATCTCAAAAGGCATAGGTGTAGCAGTATCATTTGGAGGTTCCTTTCTTGGAGCAGTAACAAATTCGTTTGCCAAACGTGCAAATCATTGGGCAGGTCAACACACTTACGAAGCAACTAGAGCGGCTACCCTAGCTTCCAAGGATAGGAGAAGGCAGGAGTGGATACTACAAAACAATGTAGTAGCTAAGGAATTAGAGCAAATTGACAAGCAAATTGCAGCTGCTGATATTCGTATTGCAATCTCAGAGAATGAATTAAAAAATCACGAGAAACAAATTGAAAATGCTCAGCAAATTACAACTTTTCTACGCTCCAAATACACCAATGAGGAGCTTTATAGCTGGATGACTAGAGAAGTCTCAACAATTTATTTCCAGTGCTATCAAATGGCTTATGATTTGGCTAAAAAAACAGAAAAAGCCTATCGTTTTGAACGTGGGTTAACGACCTCAAACTTCATTCAGTTCGGCTACTGGGATAGCTTGAGGAAAGGACTGCTAGCTGGCGATCGCCTCTATCTTGCTCTCAAACAAATGGAGCGGGCATACCTTGATCAAAATAAGCGCGAGTATGAAATTAGCAAGAACATCTCGCTAGTTCTCCACGATCCGCTAGCTTTAATCGCCTTGAAGGAAACCGGACAATGCATTGTTGAATTACCGGAAACCTTATTTGATGCTGACTATCCTGGTCACTATATGCGTCGTATCAAATCTGTTAGCTTAACGATTCCTTGTGTCACTGGACCTTACACCAGCGTTAACTGTACTCTCACTTTACTGGCTAACAAAACCCGCATTAAGAGTGTTCCAACCAAGCCTTATCAGGAAGATTTAGAAAATGACGACGATCGCTTTGTAACTAACTTTGCTGCCATGCAGTCGATCGCTACCAGTACTGCCCAAAACGATAGCGGCATGTTCGAGCTAAGCTTCCGCGACGAGCGTTACTTGCCGTTTGAGGGTGCAGGTGCCGTCTCTCGATGGCGAATTGATATGCCTCAAGACTGCAATGCATTTGACTTTAATACCATTTCAGATGTCATCATCAGGCTCAACTACACAGCACGAGAAGGTGGAGCAATATTAAAAGATGAAGCGAAAAAAGCCTTAAAGCAAGAAATTGAGAATGTAACGAATTCTCGCCTTGTTCGCCTGTTTAGCTTGAAACACGAATTTCCAGCAGACTGGCACCGATTCCTGCGCCCTACTGCTCCTGCCGCTAATCAGCCCGTCGCTCATAGCATGAATATCAGGTTAGACCAAGAGCGTTTTCCATTCCATTTACGAGGACAGAAGCTTTTTCTAAACAGCGCCGTATTGTTCTTAAAAGTCAAGGAAGACTTCTCATACAGTACTCCCAAACTCAAGATTTATCTAAATAATGATGCAGGAAATGAGTTTACTTTAGATGGAAGCCCCGTAACTGGTCTACCCTATGCGAAACCGAAGATTGCTCCGTCTTCCATTCCAACTTCGCTTGCTTTGAACATTCGAGAAGGTGACCTTCCAACGTCTACCGATTCTAGTTCTACTTGGTGGCAGAGATTAGAGATTAACGGTGTAAACCGCAGCAGATTAAAACCGGAGGCGATCGAGGACATTTGGATTATTTTCTATTACTCGATAGCTGGAAGTTGA
- a CDS encoding Uma2 family endonuclease — protein MTLSTWKWTINRYHQAVEAGIFEDVPVELLNGELVEMSPEGVPHSSLSDEAAEYLREQLRGLAKVREAKPITLPNRSEPEPDISIVQLPVEIYRSHHPYVENIYWIIEYSNTSLQKDLEVKSKVYAEAGICEYWVVNLKTRELNVFRNPVNGEYQEQTVLTEGVVSPLAFPNVQIGVARLLQR, from the coding sequence ATGACACTCTCGACATGGAAATGGACGATCAATCGCTATCACCAGGCGGTAGAAGCGGGGATTTTTGAGGATGTGCCTGTTGAATTGTTGAATGGAGAATTAGTAGAGATGTCGCCCGAAGGAGTTCCGCACTCGTCGCTCAGTGATGAAGCGGCTGAATATCTCAGGGAACAGTTGCGTGGTCTTGCCAAGGTGCGAGAAGCTAAACCGATCACGCTGCCTAACCGTTCAGAGCCAGAACCCGACATTTCAATTGTTCAGTTGCCCGTTGAGATTTACCGATCTCATCACCCATACGTTGAAAACATTTACTGGATCATTGAATACTCGAACACGAGCTTGCAGAAAGACTTGGAAGTGAAGTCTAAAGTTTATGCCGAAGCAGGTATTTGCGAGTATTGGGTGGTTAATTTGAAAACCAGAGAGCTAAACGTCTTTCGGAATCCAGTGAACGGGGAGTACCAGGAGCAAACGGTGTTGACTGAGGGTGTGGTAAGTCCGCTTGCTTTTCCAAACGTGCAAATTGGGGTTGCAAGATTGTTACAGCGATAG
- a CDS encoding Uma2 family endonuclease — translation MTQTKPQFKTIEEYLDYDDGTDTRYELVNGELVELPSEDPINPTIAAILLVAFSALGIRPRQLAIGHQIEVESREVTARQPDLMVHTEESINALLSGERIIRLGMPVPQLVVEVVSLGSPSSKNYQRDYVEKPREYAARGIPELWQVDPNRAVVNVLELVNGAYQSRPFAGDDPVLSSQFPTLQLTAAEILNAGK, via the coding sequence ATGACGCAAACGAAGCCACAGTTTAAGACGATCGAGGAATATCTCGACTACGACGACGGAACGGATACTCGATACGAATTGGTGAATGGGGAGCTAGTTGAATTGCCGAGTGAAGATCCAATTAACCCGACGATCGCAGCTATACTGCTGGTTGCTTTTTCAGCCTTGGGCATTCGTCCGCGTCAGCTTGCAATCGGACATCAGATTGAAGTGGAATCGCGTGAAGTCACAGCCCGACAGCCAGATCTGATGGTTCACACCGAGGAATCGATCAACGCCTTACTATCTGGTGAAAGAATCATCCGACTGGGAATGCCTGTTCCACAGCTGGTGGTGGAAGTTGTGTCGCTCGGCAGCCCGAGCAGCAAAAACTATCAGCGTGATTATGTTGAAAAGCCGAGAGAGTATGCCGCGCGAGGCATTCCTGAACTGTGGCAGGTTGACCCCAATCGAGCTGTGGTGAATGTGCTGGAGCTGGTGAACGGAGCTTATCAATCCCGACCATTCGCAGGGGACGACCCGGTCCTGTCGTCGCAATTCCCGACGCTACAATTGACTGCGGCGGAAATTCTAAATGCAGGGAAATAA